CCCTTACGTTTGTGCAGAATGGAATTTTGGGTAATACTTCAGTAaatgaaaagaacaaaaaaaataaattttttttttttttgtctcattgtccaatttttgaattttgaatttttttcccTTGAAAATTGTGCAGAGGGTTTCCTGTTTGGTTGAAGTATGTACCTGGGATTAgctttagatcagataatggaccCTTCAAGGTAAATAAAAATCTTTGATCTCTGATGTTTAATTCTGTTTAGTTTTGGATATTAATATAGTGTAGCGTGTAAATGTGATGTAaaaagggtttttttttttttgacgaatacaaatttaacattcatttaaaaaaaattgtaaatgtgTTGTATTGTTAAGGCTGCGATGCAAGGCTTCACGCAGAAGATTGTTCAGATGATGAAAGAGCATAGATTCTTCGCGTCACAAGGTGGACCTATTATCTTATCTCAGGTATacaacaaatttacaaaaaacagTTGTTGAACTGTTTGATCTTTTAAAGTTAAAACGGTGGATCTTTGAAAACTGTAGATCGAAAATGAGTTTGGTCCTGAGCTTAAAGCGCTTGGACCAGCTGGTCACTCATACATTAACTGGGCTGCGAAAATGGCGGTTGGTTTGGACACTGGAGTCCCGTGGGTGATGTGCAAGGAAGATGATGCACCTGATCCTATTGTGAGAGACCAATCTTTTGTGTGATTGATTAACGAGTTATCTTCTAATATAATCTCTTGTTTCTAGATAAACGCTTGCAACGGATTCTACTGCGATTATTTCACTCCAAACAAACCATATAAGCCAAAAATGTGGACAGAAGCATGGAGTGGctggtaaaaataaaaatgcttttcttcgcatattatatatataaaaccttGTGAGAGACAAAATGTGTATTGATTTAGTTTTAATCTTTTTGCTCACTGTGATGGCGAAAAGGTTCACAGAGTTTGGTGGAACCATTCCAAAGCGACCTGTAGAGGATCTAGCGTTTGGAGTCACACGTTTCATACAAAAGGGCGGGTCGTATATAAATTACTACATGGTAAAATGTCCTACCACAAACATTATGataaaatctgttttttttttgtttcgatgCTTGATGTGTGTGGTGGTTAATGTGACAGTACCATGGAGGAACAAACTTTGGACGCACAGCAGGAGGTCCATTTATCACCACTAGTTACGATTATGATGCTCCCATCGATGAATACGGTAATAATGATCTTAACACTTAGattgtgtaacaaatgttgttgtGTCTCTTTTTTTCACGTTTAACTTAAAACTAGTTTTTATTTCCTGATAACGCAGGGTTGGTCCAAGAACCAAAGTACAGCCATCTTAAGCAGCTACACCAAGCAATTAAGCAATGTGAATCAGCTTTAGTTTCCTCTGAACCAAAGGTTACCAAACTAGGAAACTACGAGGAGGCTCATGTTTTCTCTGCTGGTAAAGGAAGCTGTGTGGCTTTCCTATCGAACTATCACATGAACGCACCTGCAAAAGTAGTGTTCAACAATCGGCATTATACTCTACCTGCTTGGTCCACAAGCATTCTTCCGGATTGCAGAAACGTTGTTTTCAACACTGCCACGGtatgttaaagaaaaaaaaaagtttgttctttttttttggtgtgaaAGACTATCATGAAGAAGCTAATTATGAAGTTGTGAGTGAGACAGGTTGTGGCAAAGACATCACAAGTGCAAATGGTTCCATCTGGCTCCATCTTGTACTCGGTGGGGAGATACGATGAAGATATTGCTACTTATGGAGACCGTGGGACAATCACAGCTCTTGGATTGTTGGAGCAGATTAACGTTACACGAGATACAAGTGATTACCTTTGGTACATAACCAGGTGCGTCTTGAATCTCTATTTTGTGACCTTACGTTTTGCTTGATCAAACATGAGTTGTTctttgaaattgaatattttgttatttcagtGTGGATATTAAGGCATCGGAATCTTTCTTGCGTGGAGGAAAATGGCCGACTCTTACGGTGGATTCAGCAGGGCATGCTGTTCATGTGTTTGTTAATGGACATTTTTACGGTAAAGAATCTTTCTTTTGCTAACTCAATATTCCTAAGGAAAGCAGCAGTTTCATCATATGTTGAAACGACGCAGGATCTGCCTTTGGGACAAGAGAAAACAGAAGGTTT
This Brassica napus cultivar Da-Ae chromosome C6, Da-Ae, whole genome shotgun sequence DNA region includes the following protein-coding sequences:
- the LOC106392100 gene encoding beta-galactosidase 5, with amino-acid sequence MGTTLVLTKILCFLLITMVIGSAMIQCSITYDKKAIVINGHRRILLSGSIHYPRSTPEMWEDLIKKAKDGGLDVIDTYVFWNGHEPSPGTYDFKGRYDLVRFIKTVQEVGLYVHLRIGPYVCAEWNFGGFPVWLKYVPGISFRSDNGPFKAAMQGFTQKIVQMMKEHRFFASQGGPIILSQIENEFGPELKALGPAGHSYINWAAKMAVGLDTGVPWVMCKEDDAPDPIINACNGFYCDYFTPNKPYKPKMWTEAWSGWFTEFGGTIPKRPVEDLAFGVTRFIQKGGSYINYYMYHGGTNFGRTAGGPFITTSYDYDAPIDEYGLVQEPKYSHLKQLHQAIKQCESALVSSEPKVTKLGNYEEAHVFSAGKGSCVAFLSNYHMNAPAKVVFNNRHYTLPAWSTSILPDCRNVVFNTATVVAKTSQVQMVPSGSILYSVGRYDEDIATYGDRGTITALGLLEQINVTRDTSDYLWYITSVDIKASESFLRGGKWPTLTVDSAGHAVHVFVNGHFYGSAFGTRENRRFSFSAPVNLRGGANRIALLSVAVGLPNVGPHFETWATGIVGSVALHGLDGGNKDLSRQKWTYQVGLRGEAMNLISPSEASSDDWIKGSLAKQNKQPLTWYKAFFDAPRGNEPLALDLRSMGKGQAWINGQSLGRYWMAFAKGNCGSCNYAGTYREAKCQSGCGEPTQRWYHVPRSWLKPRGNLIVLFEELGGDVSKVSVVKRSVH